TGCTTGTGATACCCCCAATTATCAGTTTTTATGTAGACAAGAAAATATCAGACTATCAGATCTGGGTGTTAATCCAAGAGCTTGGAGAGAGCAAATTAATAATAAAAAACAATAACTTGTTTATTCTGTTCTCTACCAATTCCTTTTAAGGAAAAAACCACCATTTTCGACATGAATCCAATATTTTCGCCAGCCCGTAGAAATTTTACCCCATGTAAGAAGCGATATGCAAGCGAATTTTTTATTCTATCATTCGGAATATGTTAGTTTTCTTAATGTTTAACATAAAAAACCTTTTTTAAGAGATTTGTGTTTCGGTGGATGGGCGTGGAATTCGTACCTCACGTGGCTTACTTCCCTCGTACGGACCAACAATTCCCTGAGCCTCCATCATATCTATTAATCGAGCAGCTCTCGTATAGCCAACACGTAGCCTTCTTTGCAATAGAGAGGCGGATGCCGTCTGAGCTTCTGCAACAACCTGAACGGCTTGTTCATACATTTCGTCGTCCATAACCATTTGTGGTTCCTCGCTTATTTCCTCGGGAATCATCTCTTCACTGTATTTTGCTTCCTGTTGTTCTTTCACAAATGATACAACCTCTTCTACTTCCTTATCTCCAACAAAAGCGCCTTGTACACGGGTTGGTTTGGAGGCACCCATAGGTAAGAACAACATGTCTCCTCGCCCAAGTAATTTTTCCGCTCCTCCCATATCTAAAATAGTTCGTGAATCAGCCATAGACGAAACTCCGAAGGCAATTCTCGATGGAATGTTCGCTTTTATCACACCTGTAATGACGTCAACAGAAGGTCGTTGAGTCGCAATTAAAAGATGAATTCCAGCTGCTCGGGCCATCTGGGCTAGTCGACAAATGGCATCTTCTACCTCTCCTGGCGCTACCATCATCAAATCTGCTAACTCGTCTACTATCACAACTATATAAGGTAGGGGAGCCGTCTGTTGCCCTTGTTCTGCTGTTTTCACCATCTGGTTGTACATTTCTATGTTACGACAATTAGATTTAGAGAACAAATTGTAACGTCTTTCCATTTCTACCACTACTTTTTTCAAAGCCACAGAAGCACGTTTGGGATCAGTTACAACAGGCGCTAGTAAATGTGGTATACCATTATAAACATTAAGTTCTACCATTTTCGGATCTATCATCATTAATTTCACTTCGTTCGGTTTTGCACGCAATAAAATACTCATAATAATCCCATTAACACATACTGATTTACCGCTTCCCGTAGCTCCAGCCACCAATAAATGGGGCATTTTTGCTAAATCTGCAAAAATCGGCTCTCCTGAGATATCACGTCCTAGAGCTACAGTTAATTTAGCTTCCGACTCTTTGCATTGTGGACTTTCTAATACCTCTCGTAGTGTTACCAACGAAATTTCACTATTAGGAACCTCAATACCTATGGCAGATTTGCCAGGTATAGGAGCCTCAATTCTAATGTCTTTTGCTGCTAATGCTAGGGCTAAATCATCGGTTAAGCTTACGATACGACTTACTTTTACCCCAGTTGCAGGTTGTACCTCATAACGTGTCACAGCGGGGCCACGATGGATCTCAGAGACAATAGCGTTTACACCAAAGCTTTTGAGCGTTTGCACAAGCTTAGCTGCATTTGAAGCATGATCTACGTCTTTTTGTTGAGCCGTGTTTTTCGGTCTTGAAAGCATAGACAAATCAGGGATTATATAAGTGCTTTCAAGCTGACTATCCTCTGTATGAAAATTCACCGTCACGTCGGGCATATCTTCTCCTTGTGAATGAGCCTTTGTTTTAACCGTGATCTTGGCGGATGTTTCTACTTTTTGAGGTGGATTCACAATATCCTGTTCTGGAAGAGTATCCTCGACTCGTTCGGTAAAATCTCTTATCACGGGTGAAACAATTGCTTGTTCATTCTCGATTTTCTCTTCCCAAGGGGTATTATTATCTACAATCAATGGCGATGGTGCCTCTATTGCACTGGCATGCTCCAAGTTCGAGCCATTCCCGACCTTTTCTTCCGATTTCTTCTTTTCTTTTTCTTCTTGCAATAGCTGCATGGACTCTTTAACAGATTGTTTTGTTTTTATATAGCCAGCAGACAGCTTGCCTCGAATGACATTGAAAAGATCTACATAGGAAAGCTGGAAGATAAACATGATTCCTATCAAAAAGAAGAGGCCAACAACAAGCCCTGTCCCAACTTTGCCAATTAAAGCATTAGTTACTGTAAATAAGACAGCTCCTATCATTCCCCCACCAACGCTTACCGTCGATACTTTCTGCTTCTGGTCCTCTATAATACGCTCCCATGTTAGTTGAATGATATTTTGATCAAAACGTCCACTTCCAGACAAAAGCTCATATAACAGCAAATGGTCCCATAACAGAATTCCCATGAAAATGATGAAAAAGCCGAACATTCTAGGACTCATTCTGGGGAGTTTTCGAACGAACATCATATATACAGAAATGACAATAAGGGCAACAGGTATCAGAAAATCCCATGATCCTGCAAACATGCGAAATAAAAAGGAAAGGACTTTTTGACCTAACCAACCACTCTCCAAAAGACCGATCACACTGAGACAGATCATAATAAGACCAATCAGTTCCAGCTTAATGATCGAGGCCCATGCCGATGGAGATGTTTTTCTCTTTCTTCTGCTCATGGCACGCTTGCCTCCTTTACGTATGATTACTTTTCTTTTCCAGTCCCCTTGTAACATTCCCTTTTAACAGCGAAAATCCCTGCTTTATGGGAACAAAAACAGCCGGAGTTGGTGCGTCCGGCTGTTTTTGTTATCTTAATTAGTATACCACAGGAAATTGTTACAAATACAAACTACTAACAAAATTCCTTTTTAATCAAATGAAGGACGGAATTTAATTGTTTGCCCAGGTGTATAGGCTGGATTGACATAGTCATGTGGGTTTGGGCTAATGAGACGTACAATTTTTCCCTCATATGAATTAATGGGTTCTACCAACATAACCGCCTCTCCCATTTGAATTTCCTGAATCTGCTGTTTTTCTACCTGTTCCTGGTTAGCAAATATGAGCTCCATTGGCATAGCAGAGTAAATTATCATTGAAACACACCTTCTTTATTCCGTCTTTCCTCAATAAGTTCATTCAGCTTCTTTAAAGCTTTACCAAGTCCGCCTACTTCATTAATTAAACCATATTTGACCGCATCTGAACCAATTACATTGGTACCAATATCACGAGTTAATTCGCCTGTACGTAACATAAGATCACGGAATTTCTCCTCTGTAATATCAGAATTACGAGCAACAAATGAAACAACACGATCCTGCATTTTATCAAGATACTCGAAGGTTTGCGGTACACCAATCACAAGACCTGTTAACCGAATTGGATGGATAGTCATTGTCGCCGTCTCAGCTATATAGGAGTAATTACCGGCAACAGATATTGGTACACCGATAGAATGCCCTCCGCCAAGCACGAGGGTAACCACAGGCTTGGATAATGATGAAATCATCTCGGACAAAGCAAGACCTGCTTCAACATCTCCACCCACTGTATTTAGGATAACCATAACTCCCTCAACCTTTTGGTTCTGTTCTGCGGCCACCAATTGAGGAATGATATGTTCATATTTCGTTGTTTTATTTTGAGGTGGTAATTGAATATGGCCCTCTATTTGCCCGATAATAGTCAGGCAGTAAATATTGCTTTCCAATTGGGGTATGTTAGTCTGACCAAGTTGAGTAATATTGTCTATTAGACGTTTTTTAGCCTCCTCTGAAGGCTCCTGCTGAGGTGCTGTTGTCTCTGGTTGCTCTTGTGACCGTGACCGTGATCGTTCTGGTTGTACCTGAGGTGTTTGTGGACTCTCCTCATTATTGATCCTATTCATTGTAAATGGCGGCTTACGTAAATAATCTTTAGAATCCATCTGGCTAACGACCTCCTTTATGCTGGTTTTAGTATGGGTAAGCCATACCGAAATCATGCATTGATGGAAATGCTAGCCTGCTTATAAGGTTGTTTCACATCGTTATTCATATATTAAAAAAAACACTCCGATTCATATTGTTTGGCAAATTCGGAAGATCAGCCATCATTCATGAAGGGAGTGTTTTATTAATTTATTTACTGTCTACACCTTTATTTAAATTTTCACTTGCCTTAGCGGGAACCTCTGATTTCTGTACCTCAGTATAGGAAACTACTCCGTCAGGCTTAACATATACTTTAAGATACGCCTCTTGACGTAATTGTTTAAGGCCCTTAAATGTAATCGTCTTTTCCATACCATCTTGATCATATCCAGTTAACGTATACTCGTACAAGTCCGAATCTGACACTTGTTTACCTTCTCCAATGATCTGGACATAATAAATATCTGCTCCTATTTTTTTGAATCGATTGTCTTCAAAAAGATAGTACAAACCGCCTAAAACTATCAAAAAAACTAAAATCCCAATAATTGCCTTCTTCATTTTCATTCTCCTCTATACGAATTCTATTGCGATCAGTATAAGGGAGTTTTACCCAATGTAACATTGAATATCCTTTCATCAATATTACATTTTTGTAAGATAAGGCATAAATCTGCTATCTAGAGACCATTGATCCTTTTAAAAGGGAAGCAAGCGGGAGAGCAAATTCAGGAATCCCCGCAGCATAAGGAGTATATTCATATAAGCCAAAATAAATGATTACGGAATCTCCTTTGATATAAAACGCTTGTTGCTCATTAATCGTTTCAAATGGTGTTAGTAAATACCCATATTTTTGTTGAAATTGTTTCTTTATTTGTTGTGAAATCTCTGTTTTATAATCAGGGTTTTCTTTGAGAAGGTCTTGCAGTGAAAGAATTTTACCTGTTTTGATATCGATTGTGTAAGCAACCCGATCAACCATTCCGTGTGCTCCACCCGTATATGTATACTGATCAAAAACGACGCTAATTAATCCGTTTTGATTATAGATAATCTCGTAATCAAGTGAGTAATCATAAGGATTTTCACCCTCTCTGATCTCCGTAGAAGCTTGAGAACCCATTTCAAAGGTTTCAAGTGCAACCTTTTCTAGCTGATCGTTTATTTTCCGTTGAATTTCTACATTGGAAGAAAGCCATTTTAATTGCGGATATTGTAGGATACGTTTGTATTATTTCTGTTGATTTTCAGTTCTTTATTCTCGAATTGTAGGTCATTTTCGGATACAAAATGGGTGCTTACAGCTTTCGTAACGGAATCCTGTGAAATAGAAAAACCCATATTTTCACAAATAACCCGCAATGGTACCAGTATGGAAGAGTCTTTGATTCGAGGGGCTTCCTCCATAAACAGCTTATGTCCATTTACGAGATAGGCATTATCTTCTACCTTCATTACTATTTCCTTTTTTGAAGATAGGATTGAAATACGTTTTGTTTGGGGCTCGTAGTATACATGAAATCGGAAATCGTTGCGTAACGTATCTAATGTTACAAATGTAGTTCCCTTGATGACTTCTCCGGCACTTCTAAGCAGTTTGGTGTCGACCAATACATCAACCTGCTTAGTAGTTTCTGCCCAGACGGAATTTGCACCGAACGTAACGCAATGAAGCATTGCTGCTACCATCAAAATATACCCTCTTGCTTTTCTCATACAAGTCTCTCCTTTATGTACAGAACCATTCCTTCTTTTTACCATGACGCGAAAAGGACAGTATATCACATGTGATGCTTGTTTGTACTCCTTCATTAGCATTTCACATACCTCGGTACAGCTTTTATTATTACTTTTCCAGGTTAACTTCTTATTCTAAAAACAACGACCCATCAACGAAATCTTGACAGGTCGTTCATACTGTATCCCTGTTCCCACAGGCCATATATTTTATGCCTCTTTAAGAAGAAATGATTAGACTACCTGCCTGACTTCTACATTTATTCACCCTTAACCACTTCTGTCGCCTCCAATGCTCGCATGTCATATTGCAGCCAAATCAACTGGCTAGATCGAAGCGATTTAATCAGCAGTTTGATCAGTACGTCTTATTCGAGATGGAACTAAAAGACTAATTTATCAGACTTATATGGATCATTTTAAATTCATCCTGCCCAAAACTTTATTCCGCATCGGTTACAAATAAATTACCTTTTTGTTATGGTACGAGTAAATTTGAACACTTCATCCGCTGCTCTTTGACGCCCTCCAGACTTATGAAATGACTGACTGATTTTTTTTGCCTTTTCCTGATAAATCGGATTTTCTAAAACCTCGTGAACAGCTTGTTTAATATCCTCTGATGATAGATTTTCAAAATCTAACAAAACCCCTGCTCCAAGCTCCTTCACCCGTTGTGCTATCATAGGTTGATCATTAACAATGGGCAGCATAACTAACGGTACTTCAAAATAAAGTGATTCACTTATGCTATTCATACCACAATGGCTAATAAACACATTTGTGTGACGTAATACGTCTAATTGAGGGACATAATGACACACAATAAAGTTATCTGGTATATCCCCTAATTCTTCCATTGTTGTATTCTTTCCAATGCTAAGTACTACCTTACCATCTACGTCTTTTAAAGCCGTAAAGCATTTTTGATAAAGCTCTAGCTGTTGGTTTACGATCGTTCCCATAGAGATGAAGATGACTTGTTTTCCTTTTAACTCATCAATGGGAAAATCACCAAGGTGACTGCTATCTGGTATTGAAGGACCTACAAAAATATAGTTGTCATTAAATTGCTCACTATTTCTCTGGAAATAAGAAGAAGTGAACACAATATTTAAATCAACTGGTCCAGGATTCGATAAAAAAAATCCCGCTAATGAAACTTTATATTTGCTTTCTAATTGCTTATTACGTTCTTGTATTTTTTCCGATTGCAGAAAATTTTGAAGCGTAGTCAGCCTCTCTAGCTTCCTTTTTTCATCATCTGAGCCTGTTAGTGTCATATTTTCATGGGGATCATTTGAAAATGCAAATGTAGTCCAAGTAGCAATGGATAATAACTTACATTGGTGAGCAATCCAGGTACCTACCATCGTTTGTGCATCGTATAAGAGATAGTCATATGTCTCATTCGTAATTTCGTTTTGTATGGTATCCGTTATCATTTCTATGGCATGTAGAAATTGCAGGAAAAACTCCACCGGCTGTGAATTCACCAAATTACTAATTTCTTGAAGTATTTCTTGCGCTCTTTGATCCACAGGCCGAAATATAGCTCCTGTTTGTTCAATTTTCTCTTGAAAATGATTGGACGAATAATAGACAATCTGCTCCCCGCGCTTTACTAAATCTGTTACTAGCCCTAACGTTGGATTTACATGACCTTCTCCCAACATACTGATGTATAGTGCCTTTGCCATTTGCTTCCCTCCCATAATAAAGGTTGTTCTACTCCCCATTCAGTTTTTTTACAGGATGCCCACGGAAATCCGTTAGAACTGCTACTTGTGAATAAGGCACCCTACAAAACCAAACGAATTTATTATTTGTTTGGATTATAACAAACAATTTTATTTTTTGTCTACATTTTATTCACATCCCTTTCGTTCCGTATTCTTACGTATTAGCTATTTACAGTTTTGAATTTCTAATAAATTCAGTTCATGAAATTACACAGAAAATGAATTTGCGTAGATAAAAAAGAAATTAGGCTTACGTTTTTTTAAAAACACCATCTATTTAATGGTACAATTCTAAATAGATAGATAACTAAAGCTGAAGTATCAATCTCTACGATTTTCTCGTTTTACTTGCATTCTTATTAGGAAAAGGTAGTGAATCAGGTCATAGGAGGACGTATTATGGCAACAGCAACAGATATTTTTTGGAGACCAATCGTCGGAAGCGGCTATGAACATTTGCGATTAGTAAAAGACGATTACAAGATAACGGTTGACAGTTTAGTAATTGGAAAGACTGACGAAGGGGCAATTTTTCGTGTACAATATCAAATTATTCTTGACACGAATTGGATCGTCCGCAAAGTAACAATACAGTGTATTGGCAAAGAACATTCCCTGATACTGACCTCTAATGGGAGAGGAGAATGGCGGGATGCGCATGGAAAGGTCATCTCCGCTTTAGCAGGATGTATTGATATCGACATATCCTGTACCCCATTTACGAATACACTCCCTATCAATCGCTTAGAGCATACCCTCTCTACTCCACAGGAAATCTCTGTGGTTTACATATCAGTACCCGATCTATGTTATCGTCAGGTAAAACAGACCTATACTCTGATGAAAACAAACCATACTGAATCGATTTTTACCTATCAAAGTGGCAGTTTTACAGAAAATATCAAGGTAGATACTGACGGAATCGTCACAGAGTATCCGCAATTGTTTTTGCGCGAATATGCCCATACTTAAAAATGTGATTGTCCTATATAAGGATGCGGCAAATCATATAGCTTTTGAATAGCTGCATTCAGCACAATACCTAGGCCTACTAATGAATTAGCATAAGTAGGCTTAGATTTTATGTTTTCAAATGCACGCAGGCACTCGTTAATTTGCACTGAGTAAAAGGGGAAATAAGCTATTTTCCTTTCACTAGCAACAAATATTTTTTCAGCTAATACTGGATCATTTCATACCGACAAACCTCACAGTCCCCCTTGTTTGTTGTATTAAAAATCTTTTAAGCTGAGCTTGAGATCCTGATAGCCATACAATGAGCCTATTTTTACTGAATCGAAGCCAAATATTCCTTCCATATGCATGCAACATAAGTGCATTACTCAGGTCTGACTAGCTTAGTTGACGAAAGTTATTTTTGTAATATATTTACATTATATAAATTTTATGTATATAATAAATCATTTAGAATGATCTGTCTACAGCGGCTTGATGATATATAGAGTCAGGTTAACTAGCAATCATAACAGTCATTTATCATTTGCACCTATTAGTTGGGATGTTGACATTATCTAGTAAGATATCCCCTCCACTATCCGAAAATAGCTCGTGTGTTTTCGTAATCATGATTTCTCTCTGCTCATAGGAATTCATACGATCATACCTACTCCCTACATCAAATCCGGTTTTAAACTCTTCCATTTCCTTGTATCATGATCCACTCCTTTCTTTTTATTTATAGTTGAAGCTGTTAAAATACCTTTTTCAAAACAAAAAGCCAGAAACCCTTGCTGTACAAGGACTTCCGACTCTCTATAGCCATGTTTGGAATTACACTTCCATGATGATAGGTAAAATCATTGGTCTTCTGCGTGTTTGTTCGTATAAATAACGACCAAGTGTATCTTTTACATTATTCTTAAGTGACGACCATTCATTTACTTTTTCATCCATACATTTTTGCAGAGTTTGGGCTACGATACGATTTGCCTCTTCCATCAATTCTTCCGACTCACGTACATATACGAAGCCACGAGAGATAATATCAGGTCCAGACACGATAGTACCATGTTGTTTACTGAGGGTAACGACAACAACCAGAATTCCATCTTGGGATAATAATTTGCGATCACGTAGAACGATGTTACCTACATCGCCTACGCCCAGTCCGTCAATAAGAACGTTGCCTGCATGCACTTTAGGACCGTATCTTGCCTGACCCTTTGCAATTTCCACGGTATCTCCATTATCAAGTAAGAAGATATTCTCAGATGCTACTCCCACCTGTTCAGCAAGTATTGCATGCATACGCTGCATACGATACTCCCCGTGAATCGGGATAAAGTATTTAGGTTTCATCAGGTTAAGCATTAAACGTAGCTCTTCCTGGCTCCCGTGTCCAGATACGTGAACGGTACCATTTGGCCCATGTCCTCCGTAAATTACTTCTGCACCTGCTCGGCATAGGTGATCGATGGTTCGGGAAACGTATTTCTCGTTCCCTGGAATTGGTGTTGCTGCTATGATTACTGTGTCTCCAGGCATCATGTCAATCTTCCGATGGGCGGATCGGGCAATACGGGTAAGCGCTGACATAGGCTCTCCCTGACTTCCTGTTGACAGAATAACTACTTGTTCTAACGGTAGTTTATTACATTCATCGATATCTACAATAATCCCTTCTGGAACATGTAAATATCCTAAATCCATACTTATGGTAATAACATTGATCATGCTGCGTCCTACTAAAGTTACTTTACGATTGTATTGAACAGCAGCATCAAAAACTTGTTGGATACGATGAACATTTGATGCAAACGTGGAAACGATAATTCGCCCCTCCGCTTTATGAAAAACTTCTTTTAATGCTTTCCCTACTGAACTTTCAGATCCAGTAAAGCCTGGACGTTCCGCGTTCGTACTGTCTGATAACAGACAGAGTACGCCTCGTTCCCCAATTTCCGCCATTTTTCCGAGATCAGCTCTTTGATTGTTTACGGGGGTTTGATCAAACTTAAAATCTCCGGTATGGACGACATAACCTTCAGGGGTTGCTAAGCATACACCGACTGAATCAGGAATACTATGATTTACTCTGAAAAACGTCGCTGTTAATGTACTGCCAAGATTTACTTCTGAATCGCTATTGATCAAGTGACGAGTGGTTGTATTTAGAATACCCGCTTCCTTCAATTTAACATCAATCAGACCTAACGTTAACTTTGTCGCATATACCGGCACATTAAGGTGACGCAATACGTAACTTAGTCCTCCAATATGATCTTCATGTCCATGTGTAATAATAATTCCGCGTACTTTATCACGATTTTCTTCCAAATAGGTAATATCGGGGATTACCATATCGATCCCCAGCATTTCTTCCTCTGGGAATTTGAGACCCGCGTCAATAACAACGATGTCATCATCGGTCTCTACTACGTACATGTTCTTACCAATTTCGCCAACTCCGCCCAGGGCAAAGATAAGAACACTTTGATTCAACTTAGACAATGAATGTACCTCCTATATTTAGTTGTCAAATTACACCTCAAATTAAACCGCCCCAAATCGCTTATTTCTATTATATCCGAATTAAAAACAGGAATACAAGTAAGAAAAGCATATATATAAATTTATCTAAGCATTATTACGCCCAGCAATGATAGGGGTTTGCACATTTCTCCTAGTATTCCCACTCGCAAATATTTGTAAAGATATGGGACAAATAGCGTAGCTAAGCATCTCCATCCATGTACCGTGCTACCTTATAAAACAATTTGTAAACAGGAAAAGACAACCATTCTATCTATAAGCATAAAAAAATCGCTGAGTAGTCACTTTGATATGACATACCCAACGATTTATTAAAATGCTAGTAAAATAACGGATTTCATTCCCGGCATGAATGATTTCACAGCAACACTCTAAAGCCATTCATTTATATAGCTAGCTTCTTCGGCCGTCAAATTCACAAGCGGTAATCGAACACCGCCTACCTCAATCCCTTTTTTGTTTAATGCAGCCTTAATTGGTGTTGGATTGGGATATTTGAATGCTCCTTCAAATATCGGAACTAGCTGACGATGAAGAGCTGCTGCTCTTGACGTATCTCCCTTGAAGAACGCATCCATCATTTCTTTCATCTCTAGACCAATTATGTGGCTCGTTACGCTCACTATTCCAACTCCACCAATGGAAAGTACAGGTATAGTTAAACCATCATCACCACTATATAACTCAAAGCCTTGAGGTGCATGCTCAATGATCTGTGCCATTTGTGTAAGATTTCCAGATGCCTCTTTGATACACACTACGTTTGGTAGCTCAGCTAAACGCAAAGTGGTGTCAGCTGTCATGTTAACTCCTGTGCGTCCAGGGACATTGTACAACATGATTGGTAGCTCTACCGCCTCACTAATAGCCTTAAAATGTTGGTACAGTCCTTCTTGTGATGTACGACTATAATAAGGGGCCACTAGCATTATTGCATCTATACCCGTTTTTGCTGCTTCTCTGGAAAAGGTGATACTTTCTTCTGTGTCATTACAACCCGTACCAGCAATTACTTTAACCCTACCCTTAGCTTTTTGTACACTAAAAGCAAATAAATCAAGCTTTTCCTGTCTAGAGAGAGTTGGTGATTCTCCCGTTGTACCACTTACCACGAGTGCTTCTGAGCCTGTGTCTATTAGATAGTCGATAAGCTTTTCTGTGCGATCCCAATCAATCTGACCCTTGTCATTAAAAGGTGTTACCATGGCAGTCACAATATGCCCGAAAATAGCCATGTTTCATCTCTCCTCTGTCTTCCACTTTCCTTATAGGCTCTCTAATTCCTATTTTTCTTATATTACAAGCGAGCATTAGACAAATCAAACTTCTGATGCAATGCTCGCACAGCCCTAGCCATATCCTCGTCATGTACTAGTACCCAAATGGTTGTATGCGAGTCGGCAGATTGTAGTATCTGTATCTCCTCATTGGTGAGTGCTTCTACAATATAAGCCATAACACCAGGTACTCCTGCAATGCCAGCACCAATTACCGATACCTTTGCACAATGAGGCATTAGTTGAGGCTCATATCCCATGTCAGCTAAGATAGTCGCCGCCTTTTCAGCCATGTGATCGTGTACCGTATAAGCGACACCTAGTGGATTTACATTAATAAAATCAACACTGATGTTATGCTGTGCCATCGCTTTGAAAACCTGAAGCTGAGTATCATATTGTCCTTCTTTAGAGAATACCTTGATCTGTGTAATATTAGGAACATGAGCAATCCCCACTACAAGTCGGTCACTAAATGATTCATTAAAACGACCTAACTCATGTAGACTAGTAACCAATGTTCCTGGATCGTCTGAGAACGTGGAGCGTACACGTATTGGGA
This is a stretch of genomic DNA from Brevibacillus laterosporus DSM 25. It encodes these proteins:
- a CDS encoding FtsK/SpoIIIE family DNA translocase; translated protein: MSRRKRKTSPSAWASIIKLELIGLIMICLSVIGLLESGWLGQKVLSFLFRMFAGSWDFLIPVALIVISVYMMFVRKLPRMSPRMFGFFIIFMGILLWDHLLLYELLSGSGRFDQNIIQLTWERIIEDQKQKVSTVSVGGGMIGAVLFTVTNALIGKVGTGLVVGLFFLIGIMFIFQLSYVDLFNVIRGKLSAGYIKTKQSVKESMQLLQEEKEKKKSEEKVGNGSNLEHASAIEAPSPLIVDNNTPWEEKIENEQAIVSPVIRDFTERVEDTLPEQDIVNPPQKVETSAKITVKTKAHSQGEDMPDVTVNFHTEDSQLESTYIIPDLSMLSRPKNTAQQKDVDHASNAAKLVQTLKSFGVNAIVSEIHRGPAVTRYEVQPATGVKVSRIVSLTDDLALALAAKDIRIEAPIPGKSAIGIEVPNSEISLVTLREVLESPQCKESEAKLTVALGRDISGEPIFADLAKMPHLLVAGATGSGKSVCVNGIIMSILLRAKPNEVKLMMIDPKMVELNVYNGIPHLLAPVVTDPKRASVALKKVVVEMERRYNLFSKSNCRNIEMYNQMVKTAEQGQQTAPLPYIVVIVDELADLMMVAPGEVEDAICRLAQMARAAGIHLLIATQRPSVDVITGVIKANIPSRIAFGVSSMADSRTILDMGGAEKLLGRGDMLFLPMGASKPTRVQGAFVGDKEVEEVVSFVKEQQEAKYSEEMIPEEISEEPQMVMDDEMYEQAVQVVAEAQTASASLLQRRLRVGYTRAARLIDMMEAQGIVGPYEGSKPREVRIPRPSTETQIS
- a CDS encoding YlzJ-like family protein gives rise to the protein MIIYSAMPMELIFANQEQVEKQQIQEIQMGEAVMLVEPINSYEGKIVRLISPNPHDYVNPAYTPGQTIKFRPSFD
- a CDS encoding ClpP family protease encodes the protein MDSKDYLRKPPFTMNRINNEESPQTPQVQPERSRSRSQEQPETTAPQQEPSEEAKKRLIDNITQLGQTNIPQLESNIYCLTIIGQIEGHIQLPPQNKTTKYEHIIPQLVAAEQNQKVEGVMVILNTVGGDVEAGLALSEMISSLSKPVVTLVLGGGHSIGVPISVAGNYSYIAETATMTIHPIRLTGLVIGVPQTFEYLDKMQDRVVSFVARNSDITEEKFRDLMLRTGELTRDIGTNVIGSDAVKYGLINEVGGLGKALKKLNELIEERRNKEGVFQ
- a CDS encoding YxeA family protein, which produces MKKAIIGILVFLIVLGGLYYLFEDNRFKKIGADIYYVQIIGEGKQVSDSDLYEYTLTGYDQDGMEKTITFKGLKQLRQEAYLKVYVKPDGVVSYTEVQKSEVPAKASENLNKGVDSK
- a CDS encoding DUF3298 and DUF4163 domain-containing protein codes for the protein MLQYPQLKWLSSNVEIQRKINDQLEKVALETFEMGSQASTEIREGENPYDYSLDYEIIYNQNGLISVVFDQYTYTGGAHGMVDRVAYTIDIKTGKILSLQDLLKENPDYKTEISQQIKKQFQQKYGYLLTPFETINEQQAFYIKGDSVIIYFGLYEYTPYAAGIPEFALPLASLLKGSMVSR
- a CDS encoding copper amine oxidase N-terminal domain-containing protein is translated as MRKARGYILMVAAMLHCVTFGANSVWAETTKQVDVLVDTKLLRSAGEVIKGTTFVTLDTLRNDFRFHVYYEPQTKRISILSSKKEIVMKVEDNAYLVNGHKLFMEEAPRIKDSSILVPLRVICENMGFSISQDSVTKAVSTHFVSENDLQFENKELKINRNNTNVSYNIRN
- a CDS encoding macrolide family glycosyltransferase — protein: MAKALYISMLGEGHVNPTLGLVTDLVKRGEQIVYYSSNHFQEKIEQTGAIFRPVDQRAQEILQEISNLVNSQPVEFFLQFLHAIEMITDTIQNEITNETYDYLLYDAQTMVGTWIAHQCKLLSIATWTTFAFSNDPHENMTLTGSDDEKRKLERLTTLQNFLQSEKIQERNKQLESKYKVSLAGFFLSNPGPVDLNIVFTSSYFQRNSEQFNDNYIFVGPSIPDSSHLGDFPIDELKGKQVIFISMGTIVNQQLELYQKCFTALKDVDGKVVLSIGKNTTMEELGDIPDNFIVCHYVPQLDVLRHTNVFISHCGMNSISESLYFEVPLVMLPIVNDQPMIAQRVKELGAGVLLDFENLSSEDIKQAVHEVLENPIYQEKAKKISQSFHKSGGRQRAADEVFKFTRTITKR
- a CDS encoding putative glycolipid-binding domain-containing protein, producing the protein MATATDIFWRPIVGSGYEHLRLVKDDYKITVDSLVIGKTDEGAIFRVQYQIILDTNWIVRKVTIQCIGKEHSLILTSNGRGEWRDAHGKVISALAGCIDIDISCTPFTNTLPINRLEHTLSTPQEISVVYISVPDLCYRQVKQTYTLMKTNHTESIFTYQSGSFTENIKVDTDGIVTEYPQLFLREYAHT
- a CDS encoding ribonuclease J, yielding MSKLNQSVLIFALGGVGEIGKNMYVVETDDDIVVIDAGLKFPEEEMLGIDMVIPDITYLEENRDKVRGIIITHGHEDHIGGLSYVLRHLNVPVYATKLTLGLIDVKLKEAGILNTTTRHLINSDSEVNLGSTLTATFFRVNHSIPDSVGVCLATPEGYVVHTGDFKFDQTPVNNQRADLGKMAEIGERGVLCLLSDSTNAERPGFTGSESSVGKALKEVFHKAEGRIIVSTFASNVHRIQQVFDAAVQYNRKVTLVGRSMINVITISMDLGYLHVPEGIIVDIDECNKLPLEQVVILSTGSQGEPMSALTRIARSAHRKIDMMPGDTVIIAATPIPGNEKYVSRTIDHLCRAGAEVIYGGHGPNGTVHVSGHGSQEELRLMLNLMKPKYFIPIHGEYRMQRMHAILAEQVGVASENIFLLDNGDTVEIAKGQARYGPKVHAGNVLIDGLGVGDVGNIVLRDRKLLSQDGILVVVVTLSKQHGTIVSGPDIISRGFVYVRESEELMEEANRIVAQTLQKCMDEKVNEWSSLKNNVKDTLGRYLYEQTRRRPMILPIIMEV